One Weissella coleopterorum DNA segment encodes these proteins:
- a CDS encoding oligosaccharide MFS transporter translates to MNTKTEEKGMFWSFPVSHFSYFFIWAIVNGYLTLWLEQVAHLNGSQAGIIFSMMAVMSLIFQPMFGYFSDRLVMKKTLVFIILLAGALIGPFFQWIFLPLLASTNAMVVAIATGIYLSFVLNGGVSVIEQYIQRASVINNFEFGHSRIGGSIAGAVASFLGGRLFLWQPSAIFWAASVSALIAFIMFLFFDKIADNNIENVADAESTKVNMKDVMALFKVRNFWILGIFYMGASALYDVFDQQFVIFFQTFFHHVSQATTVYSNTVTAQMFIEMILMIPMPYIINKIGARNGLLIYGFITALRIIGTALAPNWIFIVVLRLLAGFEMPLVLVSIMKYIGMTFDNRLYATVYALAANFMKQVSVFIFSALAGSMYDNIGFQHTYLIMGAVVLVITIIATIFLDKEHKDPTTISKM, encoded by the coding sequence ATGAATACAAAAACAGAAGAAAAGGGAATGTTTTGGTCGTTTCCTGTCTCACATTTCTCGTATTTTTTCATTTGGGCCATTGTTAATGGTTATTTAACCCTATGGCTTGAACAAGTTGCACATTTGAACGGAAGCCAAGCCGGAATTATTTTCTCAATGATGGCGGTAATGTCATTGATTTTTCAACCAATGTTTGGGTATTTTTCTGACCGTTTGGTAATGAAAAAAACTTTGGTCTTTATTATTTTATTGGCCGGAGCATTAATTGGCCCATTCTTCCAGTGGATCTTTTTGCCATTGTTAGCCTCAACAAATGCCATGGTCGTAGCAATCGCTACCGGAATTTACTTGTCATTTGTCTTGAACGGTGGGGTATCTGTAATTGAACAATATATCCAACGGGCTTCAGTTATAAATAATTTTGAATTTGGTCACTCGCGAATTGGGGGCTCAATTGCCGGAGCTGTGGCCTCATTCCTAGGAGGACGTTTGTTCCTATGGCAACCAAGTGCAATCTTTTGGGCCGCAAGTGTATCGGCATTAATTGCATTTATCATGTTTTTATTCTTTGATAAGATTGCGGATAATAACATTGAAAATGTGGCTGATGCTGAAAGTACCAAGGTTAATATGAAAGATGTTATGGCCCTGTTTAAGGTTCGTAATTTCTGGATTCTTGGTATCTTTTATATGGGAGCTTCCGCTTTGTATGATGTGTTTGATCAACAATTTGTGATTTTCTTCCAGACTTTTTTCCATCATGTTTCCCAAGCTACAACTGTTTATTCGAATACAGTAACTGCGCAAATGTTTATTGAAATGATTCTAATGATTCCAATGCCTTATATCATCAATAAAATTGGGGCCAGAAATGGATTACTAATCTACGGATTTATTACAGCATTGCGGATTATCGGAACGGCCTTAGCGCCCAACTGGATTTTTATCGTTGTCTTGCGTTTGCTTGCTGGATTTGAAATGCCATTAGTCTTAGTATCAATCATGAAGTATATTGGTATGACATTTGATAATCGTTTGTACGCTACAGTGTACGCTTTGGCAGCTAATTTTATGAAGCAAGTGTCAGTTTTCATCTTTTCGGCCCTAGCAGGATCAATGTATGATAATATCGGTTTCCAACATACGTATCTGATTATGGGAGCAGTTGTTCTGGTGATTACGATTATTGCAACAATTTTCTTGGATAAAGAACACAAAGATCCAACAACAATTTCAAAAATGTAA
- a CDS encoding MFS transporter yields MNQTEKLNLRNILAYASTDTAGNLLYCTLTSFILYFYTDVFGISVGMAGMILLIARVIDSFDAPIWGLIIDHTHSKYGKSRPWFLWLAVPFGLFLALSFMTPALSVSNKMIYALITYLVTGIIYTGISTPITSILPNLSNDSDERIKLNSYRMIGGNIGYFVTASFTLPLVGYFGGGNDQKGFAITAIAYAIIGVFMFLFAFVNIKENNISTETTQSIPVKDSFKAIKGNWPWVIIVLANIMYWLGNTVRTSTVIYYAEYNLGHLNYASILNGLVLVQVIGVALIPLLVKKLSKGNTLILGFSLAAIGQLLMGVVGSNFILIVVMWVVTSLGTGIAVSMPFAMLSDTVDYGEWKNGIRSAGFLTAIGSAFCIKMGSGLGGFLPSMIMEKTGYIANHTQSHSALMGIKISFILVPAVCFVLGALIMLAYRKFEKAETMIKAELSER; encoded by the coding sequence ATGAATCAGACAGAAAAGTTGAATTTAAGAAATATATTAGCTTATGCCAGTACTGATACAGCTGGTAATTTATTATATTGTACGTTAACTAGTTTTATTTTATATTTTTATACTGATGTTTTTGGAATTTCAGTGGGAATGGCGGGGATGATATTATTGATTGCTCGGGTAATTGATTCATTTGATGCACCGATTTGGGGGCTAATTATAGACCACACTCATTCCAAATACGGAAAAAGTCGTCCATGGTTTCTATGGTTAGCAGTACCATTTGGACTTTTTCTAGCATTATCATTCATGACACCTGCTTTAAGTGTTAGTAATAAAATGATTTATGCATTGATCACATACTTGGTTACCGGAATTATCTATACGGGAATTTCAACGCCAATTACATCAATTTTACCAAATTTAAGTAATGATTCGGATGAACGAATCAAGTTAAATTCATATCGAATGATTGGTGGGAATATTGGTTATTTCGTAACTGCTTCATTTACATTGCCCTTAGTTGGCTATTTTGGTGGTGGAAATGATCAAAAAGGTTTTGCAATCACGGCCATCGCATATGCAATTATCGGAGTGTTTATGTTCTTGTTTGCATTCGTTAATATAAAAGAAAACAATATTAGTACCGAAACAACACAAAGCATTCCCGTGAAAGATAGTTTTAAAGCCATAAAGGGAAATTGGCCCTGGGTGATAATTGTTTTGGCCAATATTATGTATTGGCTTGGAAATACAGTTCGAACTTCAACGGTAATTTATTACGCTGAGTATAATTTAGGGCATTTAAATTATGCATCTATCTTAAACGGATTAGTCTTAGTGCAAGTTATTGGGGTTGCATTAATCCCATTGCTGGTTAAAAAACTATCTAAAGGAAATACTTTAATTTTAGGCTTTAGTTTAGCAGCGATTGGACAACTTTTAATGGGCGTAGTTGGATCCAATTTTATATTAATTGTTGTCATGTGGGTGGTGACCTCATTAGGGACTGGGATTGCCGTTTCAATGCCATTTGCAATGCTGTCTGATACGGTTGATTATGGTGAGTGGAAGAATGGTATTCGATCTGCAGGATTCTTAACGGCCATTGGAAGTGCATTTTGTATTAAAATGGGATCAGGATTAGGTGGCTTCTTACCTTCAATGATTATGGAAAAAACGGGCTACATTGCAAATCATACCCAAAGTCATTCTGCTTTAATGGGAATTAAAATTTCATTTATTTTAGTACCTGCAGTCTGCTTTGTGCTAGGAGCATTGATCATGCTTGCTTATCGTAAATTCGAAAAAGCTGAAACGATGATCAAAGCTGAATTGAGTGAACGTTAA
- a CDS encoding glycoside hydrolase family 43 protein produces the protein MENYNPLIIQRADPYIYKHTDGYYYFSASVPAYNLIELRRSKTIAGLAHAMPRTIWRKHASGTGEESELIWAPEIHFIDGKWYVYYAAAHTTDFDSNGMFQHRMYVIECAASDPMATEDNWVEKGRVQTPLDSFALDATTFEHQEKLYYVWAQKDPEIFGNTNIYISEMENPWTLKTAPVMLTKPEYDWETQIFAVNEGPAILHRNGKFFLTFSGSATDENYCMGMLYADENADLLDPNSWKKLDHPVFTSDVKNNLLGPGHNSFTVSEDGTKDLLVYHIRNYADIKGDPLYDPNRHTMIQAFDYDENGFPVFGDPVKFTQL, from the coding sequence ATGGAGAATTATAACCCCCTAATTATTCAAAGAGCTGATCCATATATTTATAAACATACAGATGGTTATTATTATTTTAGTGCATCTGTACCTGCATACAATTTAATTGAGTTACGTCGATCAAAAACCATCGCTGGACTAGCACATGCGATGCCACGTACAATTTGGCGCAAGCATGCATCTGGAACTGGAGAAGAGAGTGAATTAATCTGGGCGCCTGAAATCCACTTTATTGATGGTAAATGGTATGTCTATTATGCCGCTGCGCATACAACTGATTTTGATAGTAATGGAATGTTTCAACATCGAATGTATGTGATTGAATGCGCTGCAAGTGATCCGATGGCAACAGAGGACAATTGGGTTGAAAAAGGGCGGGTTCAAACGCCGCTTGACTCCTTTGCGCTTGATGCGACAACCTTTGAACATCAAGAAAAGTTGTATTATGTGTGGGCTCAAAAGGATCCAGAAATTTTTGGTAATACAAATATCTATATTTCTGAAATGGAAAATCCCTGGACGTTAAAGACAGCACCGGTTATGTTGACTAAACCTGAATATGATTGGGAAACACAGATATTTGCGGTAAATGAAGGGCCTGCTATACTACACCGGAATGGTAAGTTTTTCTTAACCTTCTCCGGAAGTGCAACAGATGAAAATTATTGCATGGGGATGTTGTACGCTGATGAGAATGCAGATCTTTTGGATCCTAATAGTTGGAAAAAATTAGATCACCCCGTCTTTACTTCGGATGTTAAAAATAATCTCTTAGGGCCTGGTCACAATTCTTTCACAGTTTCAGAGGATGGGACCAAAGATTTGCTCGTTTATCATATCCGTAATTATGCTGATATCAAAGGCGATCCCTTGTATGACCCAAATCGACATACGATGATTCAAGCGTTTGATTACGATGAAAATGGATTCCCAGTCTTTGGTGATCCAGTTAAATTCACACAATTATAA